One window of the Rhipicephalus microplus isolate Deutch F79 chromosome 2, USDA_Rmic, whole genome shotgun sequence genome contains the following:
- the LOC142794978 gene encoding uncharacterized protein LOC142794978 — METWSGGGERSMAKFSRAGCRFTIGRRRNIRAFPHQQRARSSAPAELGGLDSAIRRIPRGAVPRMIQADSDDTRPQAPAAVGDSVLCAGFPMHDASVVRNLKAPGFVNAGDPDAGWIQERR, encoded by the exons atggagacgtggagcggcggaggggAGAGG AGCATGGCCAAGTTCTCTCGGGCTGGTTGCCGCTTCACAATCGGCCGGCGGCGGAATATTCGGGCCTTCCCACATCAGCAGCGCGCCCGGAGTTCAGCACCGGCTGAACTAGGTGGCCTGGACTCCGCTATTCGGCGCATACCACGTGGCGCGGTGCCACGCATGATTCAAGCTGACAGCGATGACACACGACCGCAGGCTCCGGCAGCAGTGGGCGACTCGGTCCTTTGCGCCGGCTTCCCGATGCATGATGCATCTGTAGTACGAAACCTGAAAGCGCCTGGATTTGTCAACGCTGGAGATCCCGACGCTG GATGGATTCAAGAGCGTAGATGA